A window of Motilibacter rhizosphaerae genomic DNA:
CCACGCGGCGGCGGCGGGGAGCGAGCAGCGCCGCGGCGGCGACCCCCGCGAGGACCAGCAGGAGCACGACGACGAGGACGATGACGGTGACCACGCCTCAGCCTCTCACCCGGACGGGCCCGCCCGGAGCGGGGCCCGAGCGGGGAGCGGATGTCAGGCCGAGACCTCGTCCAGGGCGTCGGTGACCTTCGAGCCGACCCGGTCGAGGGCGCCGCTGAGAACCTCGGGACCGGGGACGCGGCGCCCGCGGTGGGGGTAGGCCACGAGCGCCAGGACGAGCGCGGCGAGGAGCAGGGACACGGCGATGCCAGCCAGGAATGCACTCATAACGGTCATGAGGATACCGTCGCCGCCTGTGCGGGGGCTGGGAGCTCCTCCGGCGGCCCGTCCTCGACCGGCTGCCGCTCCCCCGGCTCGCGCAGCCGCTGGCTGATCACGGTGGTGACGCCGTCGCCGCGCATGGTGACGCCGTACAGCGCGTCCGCGATCTCCATCGTGCGCTTCTGGTGCGTGATGATGATGAGCTGGCTGCTCGCGCGGAGCTCCTCGAGGATGACGAGCAGCCGCCCGAGGTTGGTGTCGTCGAGCGCGGCCTCGACCTCGTCCATGACGTAGAACGGGCTCGGCCGGGCTTTGAAGATCGCGACGAGCAGGGCCACGGCGGTGAGCGAGCGCTCGCCGCCGGAGAGCAGCGAGAGCCGCTTCACCTTCTTCCCCGGCGGTCGCGCCTCGACCTCGATGCCGGTGGTGAGCATGTCGTCCGGGTTGGTGAGGACCAGCCGGCCCTCGCCGCCCGGGAACAGGCGCGAGAACACGCCCTCGAACTCGCGCGCGGTGTCGGCGTAGGCCTCGGTGAAGACCTGCTGGACGCGCTCGTCGACCTCCTTGACGATGTCGAGCAGGTCGCGCCGGCTCGCCTTGAGGTCCTCGAGCTGGGTGGTGAGGAACTTGTGCCGCTCCTCGAGCGCGGCGAACTCCTCCAGCGCGAGCGGGTTGACCTTGCCGAGCGCGGTCAGCGCGCGCTCGGCCGTGCGGAGCCGCTTCTCCTGCTCCGCCCGGACGTACGGGTGCGGCTGCGGCTCCTCCTCCGGCTCGGGCTCGCCCGGGACGGGGATCGAGGGCGGGACGAGCTGGTGGGGGCCGTACTCCTCGACGAGGGCGTCGGGGTCGGTCCCGAGCTCCTCGACCGCGCGCTGGCGCAGCGCCTCGACGCGCATCCGCTGCTCGGCGCGGGCGACCTCGTCGCGGTGCACGGAGTCGACGAGCTGCTCGAGCTCCGCGGCGAGCCCGCGAGTGGTCGAGCGGGCGGCCGCGAGCCGCTCGGCCACGGCGGCGCGCGCGGCGTCGGCGGCCGTGCGCTCCTCGGCGGCGAGCTCGAGGGAGGCCGCGAGGCGGCCGAGCGCCTGCTCGGCGCCGTCGAGGACGGCGCGGGCGACCGCGGCCTCGCGCTCCTGGCGCTCCCGGCGCTCGGCCGCGCGCTGGCGGGCCTCCCGCTCCTGGCGGGCGCCGCGCTCGAGCGCGTCGGCACGACCGGCCAGCGCGCGGGCGCGCTCCTCCGCCGTGCGGACGGCGAGCCGCGCCTCCATCTCGGCGCGGCGCAGCTCGGCGCCGCGCTCGGCGAGCCGGTCGCGCTGCTCGCGGCTCGGCTCACCCTCGTCGGGCGCCTCCTGCGCGGCGGTGTGGCGCTGCTCGAGCTCCTCCGCCGCCGTCCGCAGTCCGGCCAGCCCGTCCTGCGCGGACTGGAGCCGGGTGGCGAGCCGCTCGGCCTCGGCGGCCGCGGCGCGGGCCGCCGCCCCCAGCTGCCCGAGCTCCTCAGCCACCGCCGCCATCCGCGCGTCGGACTCGTGCAGCCGGGCGAGCGCCGCCTCCACGCGCTCCTCGGCGGCGCGTCCCTCGGTCCGCGCCGCCGACAGCCCGAAGCGGGCGCGCTCGACACGGTGGGAGGCCTCGGCCAGGGCGCGCTCCGCCTCGTCGACCGCCGCCTGCACCTCGAGCAGGCTGGGAGCCGCGCTGGACCCGCCGCGGACGAACCCGGCCCGGACGACGTCGCCGTCCCGGGTCACCGCGCGCAGCCCCGGCTCGCGCTCGACGAGGGCGGCCGCAGCGGCGAGGTCGTCGACGACGACCGTGCCGTCGAGCAGGAGGCCCAGCGCCGGCAGCAGCTGCTCGGGCGCGGAGACCAGCTCGCGGGCGGCGGTCTCCCCCTCCCGCAGCGCGAGCGGCTGCGTCGCCGCGGCGGGTGCGCCAGCGACGAGCAGCCCGGCCCTCCCGTGGTCCCCCGCGCGCAGGTGCTCGACGGCGCTCACCGCGCCCGTCAGCCCCTCGACGACGACGGCCTCGGCGGCCTCGCCGAGCGCGGCGGCCACGGCGGTCTCCCAGCCCGGGCGCACCTCGACCAGCCGCGCGGCGGTCCCGAGCACGCCGGCGACGGGGCTCCCGTCGGCCAGCAGCGCGCCGGCCCCGTCGCGCGTGGCCAGCCCGAGGCGCAGGGCCTCCACGCGCGCCGTGAGCGCGGCGCGCTCGCGCTCGGCCTCGCGCTCCTCGGTGACGAGGGCCTCGACCCGCTCGGCGATCTCGTCGAGGGCCGCGCTCGCCTGCTCGTGCTCGTCGTCGAGGTCCTCCTCGCCCGCGTCGAGGCCCGCGACCTGGGTCTCGAGCGCCGCGAAGCGCACCTTGGCCTGGTCGGCGCGGGTGAGCGCCTCGTCGCGCGCGGAGGCGAGCCGGCCCAGCTCCGCCTCGGCGGCGTCCACGCGGCTGCGCGCTGCCGACGCCTGGCCCGCCAGGCGCGCGAGGCCCTCGCGGCGGTCGGCGCGGGCGCGTACGGCGGTGGCGAGGGCCCGCTCCTCCTCCGTCAGCGCGCGCTCGGCGTCGCGGAGCTGCTCGACGACGGTCCCCAGCTGCTCCTTCGCGGTGCCCACGGCGGCGAGCAGGCCCGCCTCCTCCTCGCGGACCCGGGCGGCCTGCTGCTCCATCGCGTCGGGGTCCCGGCCCTCGCCCCCGCGCTCCGGCGGCGCCTCGAGCTGGCGGACCAGGCCGCGCAGCCGCTCCCCGGCGAGCCCGGCGGTGCCGGTGAGCCGCTCGCGCAGGGAGGACAGCGCGTACCACGTCTCCTGGGCGCGGGCCGCGCGCGGCGCCTCGGCCTGGGCGCGGGCCTCGAGCTCGGCCTCCTGCGTGCGCGCGGCGGCGAGCGCCTCCTCCACCTGGGCGCGGCGGGCGCGCACCGCCCGCTCGTCCGCGACGTCGGCCTCGAGCTGCGCGGTGAGCTGCACCAGGTCGTCGGCGAGCAGCCGCAGCCGCGCGTCGCGCGCGTCGGCCTGGACGGTCTGGGCGCGGCGTGCGACCTCCGCCTGGCGGCCGAGCGGCTTGAGCTGGCGGCGCAGCTCGCCGGTGAGGTCCTGCAGGCGGGTGAGGTTGCCCTGCATCGCGTCGAGCTTGCGGAGCGCCTTCTCCTTGCGCTTGCGGTGCTTGAGGACGCCGGCGGCCTCCTCGATGAACCCGCGGCGGTCCTCGGGCGTCGCGGACAGCACCGCGTCGAGCTGGCCCTGGCCGACGATGACGTGCATCTCCCGGCCGATGCCGGAGTCGGAGAGCAGCTCCTGCACGTCGAGCAGCCGGCAGGCCGAGCCGTTGATCTGGTACTCGCTGCCGCCGTTGCGGAACAGCGTGCGGGTGACGGTCACCTCGGAGTACGCGATCGGCAGCGCCCCGTCGGCGTTGTCGATCGTGAGGCTCACCTCGGCGCGCCCGAGCGGCGCCCGGCCGGACGTGCCGGCGAAGATGACGTCCTCCATCTTGCCGCCGCGCAGGCTCTTCGCCCCCTGCTCGCCCATGACCCAGGCGAGGGCGTCGACGACGTTGGACTTGCCGGAGCCGTTGGGGCCGACGACCGCCGTGATGCCCGGCTCGAAGCGCAGCGTCGTGGCGGAGGCGAAGGACTTGAAGCCCCGCAGCGTCAGGCTCTTGAGGTGCACGGGACCCCCTCCAGCGGCGTACGGGACAGGTCTGCGGGGACGGCGGCCGGCGCGGTGCGCGGCAGGAGCACGCTAGCCGACGCGGCCGTCGGCCCTGGCCGGGCGAGCGGCGGCGCCAGGGCCTCGTGACGGGAGGGCACAGCGACCAGCGGGCACAGCGACGAGCCGGCCCGCAGGGCGGACCGGCTCGGGTGCTGCTGCGCTGGTGCGCTGCGTCGCGGGGACGCGCCGCCGCTAGGCGAGCGCGGGCTCCTGCACGCGGTCCATCTTGACGCCGTCGAGCTCGTGCTCGAGGGCGCCGAGGGTGCGCAGGGTGTCGTTGTCGGCCTGCAGCCGGGCGACCTCGGCCTCGAGGTCGCGCACGCGCTGCTGGAGCCGGCGCACGTCCGCGAGCATCCGCGGGTCCGGGCCACCGACGTGACCGAAGAGCGCCTTCGCCATGTTGAACGTCCTCCACCTGGGATTCCGGGGTCTCCGGGCTCGCGAGCGCCTCGCCGGTCCGGGTGCGGACGGCGGGATGTGCTGCGGGCGGGCTTCAAGGGTCTCACCAGGTTGCGACGACGTCAACGGTCGGTCTCGATCCGGTGACGGTCGTCGCGCGGCGCGGGCTCAGCCGCGTACGCTCTCGCGGGCGCGCGCGGGCACCTCGCGCCGCCAGCCCCGGGGCGGGCGCTGGCAGTGCGGGCAGGAGAACGACGAGCGCCCCATGAAGGGGTCGCGCACGACCAGCGTCCCGCAGCGCGGGCAGGGCCGGCCCTCCTGGCCGTAGGCCGCGAGCGACCGGTCGAAGTACCCGCTCTGCCCGTTGACGTTGACGTAGAGCGCGTCGAACGACGTGCCGCCCTGGTCGAGCGCCTCGACCATGACCTCGCGGGCCGCGCCGAGGACCGCGAGCGCGTCGCCCCGGCTGAGCCGGTCGGTGGGCCGCGCCCAGTGCAGCTGCGCGCGCCAGAGGGCCTCGTCGGCGTAGATGTTGCCGATGCCGCTCACCAGCGTCTGGTCGAGCAGGGCGCGCTTGAGCTGGGTCCGCTTCGCCCGCAGGGCCCGGGCGACCGCGGCGTCGTCCTCGAGCGGGTCGAGCAGGTCGCGCGCGATGTGCTCCACTATGACCGGCACGCCGTCGGCCCCGGTGGGCACGAGGGCGACGCCGCCGAAGGTGCGCTGGTCGACGAAGCGCAGCTCGGGCCCGCCGTCGGCGAAGCGCAGGCGCACCCGCAGGTGGCGCTCGTCCGGTGCGGCCGGGTCCTGCACGAGCAGCTGGCCGCTCATGCCGAGGTGGACGACGAGGGCCTCGCCCGGGCCCTCGAGGGAGTCGAGCGGCACCCAGAGGTACTTCCCCCGCCGCTGGGGCCGGCGCAGCACGCGCCCGGCCAGGCGGTCGGAGAGGTCGCCCGCACCGGCGACGTGGCGGCGCACGGCCCGGGCGTGCAGGACGTCGACGGCCGCGAGCTCGCGGTCGGTGACGTGGGCCTCGAGGCCGCGCCGGACGACCTCGACCTCGGGCAGCTCCGGCACGGCTAGCCGGCGGTGGGGAGCGCCGCGCCGTCAGCAGCGGCGTCAGCAGCCGTCCCAGCAGCGTCGGCAGCGCCGTCGAGCGCGCGCAGCGCCGCCCACGCCTGCGCGGCGGCCTCCTGCTCGGCCTCCTTCTTGCTGCGCCCCGTGCCGGTGCCGAAGGGCTCGGCGTCGACCGAGACCACGGCGACGAAGGTCTTCGCGTGGTCGGGCCCGTCGCTGGTGAGGGCGTAGTGCGGGGCCCCGCGGCCCTGGGCGGCGGCGAGCTCCTGCAGCGAGGTCTTCCAGTCCAGCCCGGCGCCGAGCTCCGCCGCGGAGTCCAGCAGCGGGTCGACCAGGCGGTGCACCAGGGCGGCGGCCTCGTCGAGGCCGACGTCGACGTACGCCGCGCCGATGAGCGCCTCGATGGTGTCGGCGAGGATCGAGGACTTGTCCCGCCCGCCGGTGGACTCCTCGCCGCGCCCGAGGCGCAGGTGCGCCCCGACGTCGAGGGCGCGGCCGAGGTCGGCGAGCGCGCGCATGTTGACGACCGCGGCGCGCAGCTTGGCGAGCCGGCCCTCGGGCAGGTCGGGGTGCCGCTCGTACAGCGTCGAGGTCACGACCAGCCCGAGCACGGCGTCACCGAGGAACTCGAGCCGCTCGTTGGTGGGCAGGCCACCGTGCTCGTAAGCGTAGGAGCGGTGCGTCAGCGCACGCTCGAGCGTGGCGCCGGTGTAGTCGACGCCGAGCCGCTCGGCGAGCTCGCGCGGGTGGGACGGGCCCGGACGCGTCGCGTCCGGGCCGGCGGCGGGCGCCACGGGCGCGCCCGGCCTCAGACGTCCAGGACCTGGCGGCGGGCGTAGGTCCCGCACGTCCCGCACGCGGTGTGCGGCAGCTTGGGCGAGCGGCAGCGCTCGCAGGCGACGAGGGTGACGGGCGTCGCCTTCCACTGCGCGCGCCGGGAGCGGGTGTTGCTGCGCGACATCCGGCGCTTGGGAACGGCCACGACGAACTCCTCGTACTGGTGGGGCTTGGGGTTGCGGGTGCTGCTGGGTGGTGCGGTGGTGCTAGGGCTGCTCGGGGCGCTGCTCCCCGAGCAGGCCGCCCAGGGCGGCCCAGCGCGGGTCGAGCGCCTCGTGCGTGTGCTCGGGGTCGTCCGACAGGCGCGCGCCGCACTCGACGCACAGCCCGGCGCAGTCCTCCTCGCACACCGGTTGCTGCGGCAGTGCGAGCACCACCGCGTCGCGCACCACGGGCTCGAGGTCGAGCAGGTCGCCCTCGAGCTGGTGCACCTCGTCCTCGTCGGCCTCGGCCGACGACGACCCGGGGTAGGCGTAGAGCTCCTGGAGGTCCACCTCGAGGGTCTCCTCGAGCGGCTCCAGGCACCGCACGCACTCCCCGCGGACCTGGCCCTGCGCCGTCCCCGACACGAGGACCCCCTCCATGACGGCCTCGAGCCGAAGCTCGAGCTCCATCGTGGAGCCCTCCGGCACGCCGATCACGTCCGTCCCCAGGTGCTTCGGCGCGGGCACCGAGCGGGTCAGGCTGCGCATCGAGCCCGGTCGGCGGCCGAGTTCGCGGGTGTCGATCACGAACGGGTCGCGCGGGTCGAGGCGAGCCGTGTCCGGCTCTCTGTCTCGGCGTGGCATGGTGGCGGTCCTTCACGACGGCCTCGGGGGAGGCCACGGCGGCTCGACTCCAGACGACCCGTCCTGGGGCAGGACGGCACGACCGGTGTCGGACCGAGGGTCAACACTACCGGATCCGGCGGCCGCGCTCCACGTCGTCGCGAGCGGCGCCACCCGGGGCGGTGCGCTGACCAGCGTACGTGCCGGGCTCGTCGCCCTCCTCGGCGTAGCCCGCGCCGGCGTACGGGTCGCCGAGGTAGGCCCCCTCCGGCGCCTGCTCGAGCTCCTCGCCGTCGTCGGCGGCGAGCTCCTCCGCGCTGCGCGCGCGCAGCTTCTCCCGCCCGCGGGTGACCGCGGCGAGCGTCTTGCCCAGCGCGACCTCGAACGAGGCGAGCTTCGCGTCCACGTAGTCGTCGGTCTCGTCGCGCATCTGCGCCGAGAGCGACCGCGCGTCGTCGACGATCTGCACCGCGCGGCGGTGCGCCTCCTGGACGACCTCCTGCTCGTCGACCAGGCGGGCCTGCTCGGCGCGGGCGTCCTCGATGATCCGCTCGGCCTCGCGGCGCCCGTCGTCGAGCACCGCGTCGCGCTCCTCGAGCACGGTCTCGGCGTGGTGGAGCTCCTCGGGGAGCAGCTCGCGGACCTCGTCGAGCAGCGCGAGCACCTCGGCCCGGTTGAGGATGCACGAGGCCGACATCGGCATCGAGCGCGCCTCGGTCACCATCGCCGTGAGCTCGTCGAGCTTGGTGTGGACGTCCATCGGGCTCCCTCCTCCCGCGCCGGCCGGGGCCGGCGCTAGGCGCCGGCGGGCGGCTGGAGCCGCTCGAGCAGGCGCGCGTGCACAGTCTGGGGCACGAGCCCCGAGACGTCTCCCCCGTAGGCCGAGACCTCCTTGATGAGGCTCGAGGACAGGTAGGAGTACTCCGGGTTGGTGGCGACGAAGACCGTCTCCAGCCCGGACAGGCGGTGGTTCATCTGGGCCATCTGCAGCTCGTAGTCGAAGTCCGTCACGGCGCGCAGGCCCTTGACGACGACCGGGATGTCGCGGTCGCGGCAGAAGTCGACGAGCAGGCCCTTGAACGCGACGACCTCGACCCGGCCGAGGCCGGCGGTGACCTCGCGCAGCATCTCCATGCGCTCGTCGAGGTCGAACAGCCCGCGCTTCGTGGCGTTGACGAGGACGCCGACGGTCACCTCGTCGTAGAGCCGCGCGGCACGGCCGATGACGTCGAGGTGCCCGTTGGTCACGGGGTCGAACGAGCCGGGGCAGATGCACCGGCGGACGGTCGTGCTGGCACCGCTGGTCACGAGCACCTCCCTGCTGGACGGTCTGCTGATGGCACGGGTCTGCTGGGCGGGGCTCTGCTGGGAGCCGCCTGCGCCGCGGACGCCGGGCAACGTACCAGCCGGGCGGGCCTAGGCTCCCCCGGTGCACCTCGAGCACCCGCGCCACATCCGCTCCTTCCATCCCCGCCGCAGCCGTGTCACCGCCGGCCAGCAGCGGGCCCTCGACGCGGGCTGGCCGCACTGGGGAGTCGAGGGCGACGGGCCGCTCGACGTGGCCGGGCTCTTCGGGCGCACCGCGCCGCTCGTGCTCGAGATCGGGTTCGGGATGGGCGAGACGACCGCGCGCATGGCGGCCGCCGACCCGGCGCGCGACGTGCTCGCCGTCGACGTCCACACCCCCGGCGTCGGCGCCCTGCTCGGCGAGGTCGCGGCGCTCGGGCTGGGCAACGTGCGCGTCGTCGTGGGCGACGCGGTCGAGGTGCTCCGCGACCGGTTGGGGCCGGGGTCGCTCGACGAGGTGCGGGCGTACTTCCCGGACCCGTGGCCGAAGGCCCGCCACCACAAGCGGCGGCTCGTGAGCCCGGACTTCCTGGCGCTCGCCGCCGACCGGGTACGCGCCGGTGGCCGCCTGCACCTCGCCACCGACTGGGCCGACTACGCCGGGCAGATGAGCGCCCTGCTGCACGCCTCGCCCGCGTGGACGGTCGAGCACGAGGGGGCCCGGCCCGACTGGCGGCCGGTGACGCGCTTCGAGCAGCAGGGCCTCGCCAAGGGCCACGCCGTGGTGGACCTGATCGCGCGCCGGGGCTAGGGGGCCGCGGCGTACCAGATCGTGGCCTCGCCGTAGGCCCGCTCGCGCAGCGCCGCGAAACCCGCCGGCCACGGGAACGCTCCCCCGCGCGTCGCGCGCTCGACGGCGACGACCGCCTCGGGGGCGAACCAGCCCGAGGCGGCGAGGTCGGCGAGGACGGCGGCGAGGGCGCTCGCCTCGAGGGCGTACGGCGGGTCGAGGAACGCGACGTCGACCGGTCCCCCGGGCGGCGGCGCGGCGGCGGCCCGCTCGACCGGCAGCGCGAGGACCTCGGCGCCGGGCAGGCCCAGCGACGCGGCGTTGGCGCGGACGACGGCGACGGCACGGGGCGCCGACTCGACGAGGACCACGCCCACGGCGCCGCGGCTGAGCGCCTCGAGGCCGACGGCGCCGGACCCGGCGTAGAGGTCCGCGACGCGCAGCCCGTCGAGCGGCCCGGCCAGCGCCTGCAGCGTGGAGAAGAGCCCCTCGCGGGCGCGGTCCGAGGTCGGTCGCGTCCCGGAGGGCGGCACCGCGAGCCGCCTCCCGCCGGCGGCGCCCGCGATGACGCGCGTCACGCCCTGCTCCCCGTCATGCCTTGTCCAGGTAGTCGACGCGGTCCGGGTCGACGACCTGCTCGATCGCGAGGCGCAGCAGCGGCTGGCGCTGGAGCGCGGGGTCCTCGGCGATGACGCGCTCGGCCGCGGCGCGCGCCTCGGCGATGACGTCCTCGTCGCGCAGCACGGAGAGCAGCCGCAGGCTGGACCGGGTGCCGGACTGGCGGGCCCCGAGCACGTCGCCCTCGCGGCGCATCTCGAGGTCGAGCCGGGACAGCGCGAAGCCGTCCGTCGTCGCCGCGACGGCGTCGAGCCGCTCGCGCGCGCCGCTCCCCGGAGCCGCGTCGGTCACGAGCAGGCAGAGCCCCGCGTGCCCGCCGCGCCCGACGCGCCCGCGCAGCTGGTGCAGCTGCGAG
This region includes:
- the mutM gene encoding bifunctional DNA-formamidopyrimidine glycosylase/DNA-(apurinic or apyrimidinic site) lyase, with translation MPELPEVEVVRRGLEAHVTDRELAAVDVLHARAVRRHVAGAGDLSDRLAGRVLRRPQRRGKYLWVPLDSLEGPGEALVVHLGMSGQLLVQDPAAPDERHLRVRLRFADGGPELRFVDQRTFGGVALVPTGADGVPVIVEHIARDLLDPLEDDAAVARALRAKRTQLKRALLDQTLVSGIGNIYADEALWRAQLHWARPTDRLSRGDALAVLGAAREVMVEALDQGGTSFDALYVNVNGQSGYFDRSLAAYGQEGRPCPRCGTLVVRDPFMGRSSFSCPHCQRPPRGWRREVPARARESVRG
- a CDS encoding YceD family protein: MPRRDREPDTARLDPRDPFVIDTRELGRRPGSMRSLTRSVPAPKHLGTDVIGVPEGSTMELELRLEAVMEGVLVSGTAQGQVRGECVRCLEPLEETLEVDLQELYAYPGSSSAEADEDEVHQLEGDLLDLEPVVRDAVVLALPQQPVCEEDCAGLCVECGARLSDDPEHTHEALDPRWAALGGLLGEQRPEQP
- a CDS encoding ATP synthase subunit B family protein, with product MDVHTKLDELTAMVTEARSMPMSASCILNRAEVLALLDEVRELLPEELHHAETVLEERDAVLDDGRREAERIIEDARAEQARLVDEQEVVQEAHRRAVQIVDDARSLSAQMRDETDDYVDAKLASFEVALGKTLAAVTRGREKLRARSAEELAADDGEELEQAPEGAYLGDPYAGAGYAEEGDEPGTYAGQRTAPGGAARDDVERGRRIR
- the rnc gene encoding ribonuclease III, with the translated sequence MAPAAGPDATRPGPSHPRELAERLGVDYTGATLERALTHRSYAYEHGGLPTNERLEFLGDAVLGLVVTSTLYERHPDLPEGRLAKLRAAVVNMRALADLGRALDVGAHLRLGRGEESTGGRDKSSILADTIEALIGAAYVDVGLDEAAALVHRLVDPLLDSAAELGAGLDWKTSLQELAAAQGRGAPHYALTSDGPDHAKTFVAVVSVDAEPFGTGTGRSKKEAEQEAAAQAWAALRALDGAADAAGTAADAAADGAALPTAG
- the rsmD gene encoding 16S rRNA (guanine(966)-N(2))-methyltransferase RsmD, translating into MTRVIAGAAGGRRLAVPPSGTRPTSDRAREGLFSTLQALAGPLDGLRVADLYAGSGAVGLEALSRGAVGVVLVESAPRAVAVVRANAASLGLPGAEVLALPVERAAAAPPPGGPVDVAFLDPPYALEASALAAVLADLAASGWFAPEAVVAVERATRGGAFPWPAGFAALRERAYGEATIWYAAAP
- the rpmF gene encoding 50S ribosomal protein L32: MAVPKRRMSRSNTRSRRAQWKATPVTLVACERCRSPKLPHTACGTCGTYARRQVLDV
- the smc gene encoding chromosome segregation protein SMC translates to MHLKSLTLRGFKSFASATTLRFEPGITAVVGPNGSGKSNVVDALAWVMGEQGAKSLRGGKMEDVIFAGTSGRAPLGRAEVSLTIDNADGALPIAYSEVTVTRTLFRNGGSEYQINGSACRLLDVQELLSDSGIGREMHVIVGQGQLDAVLSATPEDRRGFIEEAAGVLKHRKRKEKALRKLDAMQGNLTRLQDLTGELRRQLKPLGRQAEVARRAQTVQADARDARLRLLADDLVQLTAQLEADVADERAVRARRAQVEEALAAARTQEAELEARAQAEAPRAARAQETWYALSSLRERLTGTAGLAGERLRGLVRQLEAPPERGGEGRDPDAMEQQAARVREEEAGLLAAVGTAKEQLGTVVEQLRDAERALTEEERALATAVRARADRREGLARLAGQASAARSRVDAAEAELGRLASARDEALTRADQAKVRFAALETQVAGLDAGEEDLDDEHEQASAALDEIAERVEALVTEEREAERERAALTARVEALRLGLATRDGAGALLADGSPVAGVLGTAARLVEVRPGWETAVAAALGEAAEAVVVEGLTGAVSAVEHLRAGDHGRAGLLVAGAPAAATQPLALREGETAARELVSAPEQLLPALGLLLDGTVVVDDLAAAAALVEREPGLRAVTRDGDVVRAGFVRGGSSAAPSLLEVQAAVDEAERALAEASHRVERARFGLSAARTEGRAAEERVEAALARLHESDARMAAVAEELGQLGAAARAAAAEAERLATRLQSAQDGLAGLRTAAEELEQRHTAAQEAPDEGEPSREQRDRLAERGAELRRAEMEARLAVRTAEERARALAGRADALERGARQEREARQRAAERRERQEREAAVARAVLDGAEQALGRLAASLELAAEERTAADAARAAVAERLAAARSTTRGLAAELEQLVDSVHRDEVARAEQRMRVEALRQRAVEELGTDPDALVEEYGPHQLVPPSIPVPGEPEPEEEPQPHPYVRAEQEKRLRTAERALTALGKVNPLALEEFAALEERHKFLTTQLEDLKASRRDLLDIVKEVDERVQQVFTEAYADTAREFEGVFSRLFPGGEGRLVLTNPDDMLTTGIEVEARPPGKKVKRLSLLSGGERSLTAVALLVAIFKARPSPFYVMDEVEAALDDTNLGRLLVILEELRASSQLIIITHQKRTMEIADALYGVTMRGDGVTTVISQRLREPGERQPVEDGPPEELPAPAQAATVSS
- the coaD gene encoding pantetheine-phosphate adenylyltransferase codes for the protein MTSGASTTVRRCICPGSFDPVTNGHLDVIGRAARLYDEVTVGVLVNATKRGLFDLDERMEMLREVTAGLGRVEVVAFKGLLVDFCRDRDIPVVVKGLRAVTDFDYELQMAQMNHRLSGLETVFVATNPEYSYLSSSLIKEVSAYGGDVSGLVPQTVHARLLERLQPPAGA
- the trmB gene encoding tRNA (guanosine(46)-N7)-methyltransferase TrmB, whose amino-acid sequence is MHLEHPRHIRSFHPRRSRVTAGQQRALDAGWPHWGVEGDGPLDVAGLFGRTAPLVLEIGFGMGETTARMAAADPARDVLAVDVHTPGVGALLGEVAALGLGNVRVVVGDAVEVLRDRLGPGSLDEVRAYFPDPWPKARHHKRRLVSPDFLALAADRVRAGGRLHLATDWADYAGQMSALLHASPAWTVEHEGARPDWRPVTRFEQQGLAKGHAVVDLIARRG